In Phenylobacterium zucineum HLK1, one DNA window encodes the following:
- the ppdK gene encoding pyruvate, phosphate dikinase: MADTMVKTRWVYAFGGGGADGDASMKNLLGGKGANLAEMSSLGLPVPPGFTITTEACTFYYANGKSYPAELKAQVAEGLKKVESLTGKTFGDPANPLLVSVRSGARASMPGMMDTVLNLGLNDETVDGLAKLSGDRRFAFDSYRRFIQMYSNVVLGLDHHMFEEILDEHKDRLDVRVDTALSAEDWEAVVADYKRAVEGERGEPFPQDPNAQLWGAIGAVFASWMNDRAKFYRRMHDIPESWGTAVNVQSMVFGNMGESSATGVAFTRNPSTGENRLYGEFLINAQGEDVVAGIRTPQPLTKAAREEMGDVQPSMEEALPEVFTQFKAVVEKLEKHYRDMQDIEFTVEKGRLYMLQTRNGKRTAKAALKIAVDLASEGLIGKEEAVMRVEPQSMDQLLHPTIDPASPRDVIATGLPASPGAATGKVVFTAEEAEKLGGAGEAVILMREETSPEDIRGMDAARGIVTARGGMTSHAAVVARGMGRPCVSGAGEIHIDMKAGEFRARGRTFKAYDIITIDGSTGEVLAGAVKMIEPELSGDFATLMGWADAVRRLKVRANAETALDAQTARQFGAEGIGLCRTEHMFFDPARIAAVREMILADDEAGRRGALEKILPMQRQDFVELFKIMEGLPVTIRLLDPPLHEFLPHSEEDVASVAEATGLDPKKLLRRAQELHEVNPMLGHRGCRLGVAYPEIYEMQVRAIVEAACEVVAEGRPAPIPEIMHPLVAKGEEMKFLRDLTDRTAKKVIEEKGCQIDYKVGTMIELPRAAIRAADLAENAEFFSFGTNDLTQTTFGISRDDSGRFLGYYIDKGIFEKDPFVSLDTEGVGDLIRIAAERGRAARPDVKLGICGEHGGDPASIQFCETIGLDYVSCSPYRVPIARLAAAQAAIGEREKDR, translated from the coding sequence ATGGCCGACACGATGGTGAAGACGCGGTGGGTCTACGCTTTCGGCGGCGGCGGGGCGGACGGCGACGCCTCGATGAAGAACCTGCTGGGCGGCAAGGGGGCGAACCTCGCCGAGATGTCGTCCCTGGGCCTTCCCGTGCCGCCCGGCTTCACCATCACGACCGAGGCGTGCACCTTCTACTACGCCAACGGCAAGAGCTATCCGGCCGAACTGAAGGCGCAGGTCGCCGAGGGGCTGAAGAAGGTCGAGAGCCTGACCGGCAAGACCTTCGGCGACCCGGCCAATCCGCTGCTGGTCTCGGTCCGCTCGGGCGCCCGCGCCTCGATGCCGGGCATGATGGACACGGTGCTGAACCTGGGCCTCAACGACGAGACGGTGGACGGTCTGGCCAAGCTGTCGGGCGACCGCCGCTTCGCCTTCGACAGCTACCGCCGCTTCATCCAGATGTACTCGAACGTGGTCCTGGGCCTCGACCACCACATGTTCGAGGAGATCCTCGACGAGCATAAGGACCGCCTGGACGTGCGGGTGGACACGGCGCTGTCCGCCGAGGACTGGGAGGCGGTCGTCGCCGACTACAAGCGCGCCGTCGAGGGCGAGCGCGGCGAGCCCTTCCCGCAGGATCCCAACGCCCAGCTCTGGGGCGCGATCGGGGCGGTGTTCGCCAGCTGGATGAACGACCGGGCCAAGTTCTACCGCCGCATGCACGACATCCCCGAGAGCTGGGGCACGGCGGTGAACGTCCAGTCGATGGTGTTCGGCAACATGGGCGAGAGCAGCGCCACGGGCGTGGCCTTCACCCGCAATCCGTCCACGGGCGAGAACCGGCTTTACGGCGAGTTCCTGATCAACGCCCAGGGCGAGGACGTGGTGGCCGGCATCCGCACGCCCCAGCCCCTGACCAAGGCCGCCCGCGAGGAGATGGGCGACGTCCAGCCCTCGATGGAAGAGGCGCTGCCCGAGGTCTTCACCCAGTTCAAGGCCGTCGTGGAGAAGCTCGAGAAGCACTACCGCGACATGCAGGACATCGAGTTCACGGTGGAGAAGGGCCGTCTGTACATGCTGCAGACGCGCAACGGGAAGCGGACCGCCAAGGCCGCCCTGAAGATCGCCGTGGACCTGGCCTCCGAGGGACTGATCGGCAAGGAAGAGGCGGTGATGCGGGTCGAGCCGCAGAGCATGGACCAGCTGCTGCATCCGACCATCGACCCGGCGAGCCCGCGCGACGTGATCGCCACGGGCCTGCCGGCCAGCCCCGGCGCGGCGACCGGCAAGGTGGTGTTCACGGCGGAAGAGGCCGAGAAGCTGGGCGGCGCGGGCGAGGCGGTGATCCTCATGCGCGAGGAAACCAGCCCCGAGGACATCCGCGGCATGGACGCCGCGCGCGGCATCGTCACCGCCCGCGGCGGCATGACCAGCCATGCGGCCGTGGTGGCCCGCGGCATGGGCCGCCCGTGCGTCTCGGGCGCCGGCGAGATCCACATCGACATGAAGGCCGGCGAGTTCCGCGCCCGCGGCCGCACCTTCAAGGCCTATGACATCATCACCATCGACGGCTCGACCGGCGAGGTCCTGGCCGGCGCCGTGAAGATGATCGAGCCCGAGCTGTCGGGCGATTTCGCCACCCTGATGGGCTGGGCCGACGCCGTGCGCCGCCTGAAGGTCCGGGCCAACGCCGAGACCGCGCTCGACGCCCAGACCGCCCGCCAGTTCGGCGCCGAGGGCATCGGCCTGTGCCGCACCGAGCACATGTTCTTCGATCCTGCGCGGATCGCCGCCGTGCGCGAGATGATCCTCGCCGACGACGAGGCGGGCCGCCGCGGCGCGCTGGAGAAGATCCTGCCCATGCAGCGGCAGGACTTCGTCGAGCTGTTCAAGATCATGGAGGGCCTGCCGGTCACCATCCGGCTGCTCGACCCGCCGCTGCACGAGTTCCTGCCGCACAGCGAGGAGGACGTGGCCTCGGTCGCCGAGGCGACCGGGCTCGACCCCAAGAAGCTGCTGCGCCGGGCCCAGGAGCTGCACGAGGTGAACCCCATGCTGGGCCACCGCGGCTGCCGCCTGGGGGTGGCCTATCCCGAGATCTACGAGATGCAGGTCCGGGCCATCGTCGAGGCCGCCTGCGAGGTGGTCGCCGAGGGCCGGCCGGCGCCGATTCCCGAGATCATGCACCCGCTGGTCGCCAAGGGCGAGGAGATGAAGTTCCTCCGGGACCTCACCGACCGGACGGCGAAGAAGGTCATCGAGGAAAAGGGCTGCCAGATCGATTACAAGGTCGGCACCATGATCGAGCTGCCGCGGGCGGCCATCCGCGCCGCGGACCTGGCGGAGAACGCCGAGTTCTTCTCGTTCGGCACCAACGACCTGACGCAGACGACCTTCGGCATCAGCCGCGACGATAGCGGCCGGTTCCTCGGCTACTACATCGACAAGGGGATCTTCGAGAAGGACCCCTTCGTCAGCCTGGACACCGAGGGCGTGGGCGACCTGATCCGCATCGCCGCCGAACGCGGCCGCGCGGCTCGTCCCGACGTGAAGCTCGGCATCTGCGGCGAGCACGGGGGCGATCCAGCCTCGATCCAGTTCTGCGAGACCATCGGCCTCGACTACGTGAGCTGCTCGCCGTACCGGGTGCCGATCGCGCGCCTGGCCGCAGCGCAGGCCGCCATCGGCGAGCGCGAGAAAGACCGCTAG
- a CDS encoding sterol desaturase family protein: MKTFDPVTLATPFFILTIILEIVLTRFGKLRANYEAKDTAVSLGMGLGSTVAGVLFGGMIAAATLWVHQFRLFDIPMTAVWAWVAIFLLEDLTYYWFHRLAHERRFWWASHVNHHSSQHYNLSTALRQTWTGGIAGTWLLWLPLSFLGFPPAMIAIQKGISLVYQYWIHTEAIRRMPRWFEAVFNTPSHHRVHHARNPRYLDRNYAGILIIWDRLFGTFQPELDEEPCRYGIVKNLGTFNIVRVAFHEWIAMLQDVARQPRHALGWLFGPPGWSPDGSRQTSAQLKADWHARAASSEPPELDRAA, translated from the coding sequence ATGAAGACCTTCGACCCGGTCACGTTGGCCACGCCCTTCTTCATCCTGACCATCATCCTCGAAATCGTCCTGACCCGGTTCGGCAAGCTGCGGGCGAACTACGAGGCGAAGGACACGGCGGTGTCGCTCGGCATGGGCCTGGGCTCGACCGTGGCCGGCGTGCTGTTCGGCGGGATGATCGCGGCCGCGACGCTGTGGGTGCATCAGTTCCGGCTGTTCGACATCCCAATGACGGCCGTGTGGGCCTGGGTGGCGATCTTCCTGCTGGAGGACCTGACCTACTACTGGTTCCACCGCCTGGCGCACGAGCGGCGGTTCTGGTGGGCGAGCCACGTCAACCACCACTCCAGCCAGCACTACAACCTCTCGACGGCGCTGCGGCAGACCTGGACGGGCGGAATCGCCGGCACCTGGCTGCTCTGGCTGCCCCTGTCGTTCCTGGGCTTCCCGCCGGCGATGATCGCCATCCAGAAGGGGATCAGCCTCGTCTACCAGTACTGGATCCACACCGAGGCGATCCGGCGGATGCCGCGCTGGTTCGAGGCGGTCTTCAACACCCCTTCGCACCATCGGGTGCACCATGCCCGCAACCCGCGCTACCTCGACCGTAACTACGCGGGGATCCTGATCATCTGGGACCGCCTCTTCGGCACCTTCCAGCCCGAGCTGGACGAGGAGCCGTGCCGCTACGGGATCGTGAAGAACCTCGGCACCTTCAACATCGTCCGCGTCGCCTTCCACGAGTGGATTGCCATGCTGCAGGACGTGGCCCGCCAGCCGCGGCATGCTCTCGGCTGGTTGTTCGGCCCGCCCGGCTGGAGCCCGGACGGCAGCCGGCAGACCAGCGCGCAGCTGAAGGCCGATTGGCACGCCCGGGCCGCGTCCAGCGAACCGCCCGAGCTGGACCGCGCGGCCTAG
- a CDS encoding N-acyl-D-amino-acid deacylase family protein yields the protein MRRLFAATALALAFVTTGAAAPTGYDLLIRGGEIYDGSGSAPLRGDVGIRGDRIVCVGTCPSGPARKTVDAAGQAVAPGFINMLSWSTQSLIQDGRGLSELKQGVTLQVMGEGSSMGPWTPQMKAAELQRQGDIRYPITWTTLDEYLRHLEGRGVSLNVASFVGAETVRVNVLGEGDVDPTPEQLARMRKIVVEAMEDGAMGVGSSLIYAPGSFAETDELVALVTEAGRCGGFYVSHMRSEGNRLIEAVDELIEISRRSGAPAEIYHLKASGRSNWPKLDEAIARIEAARASGLRITADMYTYPAGSTGLDAAMPTWVQAGGVEQWIGRLQDPATRARVKAEMLSDNGGFENLMRHAGPEGTLLVGFKNPKLKHLTGKTLAEVAKDRGVSPQDAAMDLVIEDGSRVQVVYFLMSEENVARQTALPWMSFGSDAEARAPEGPFLLSSTHPRAYGNFSRLLAKYVRDEKRLSLSEAVRKLSALPAHNLGLRERGRLEPGWYADVVVFDPAKVQDHATFEKPQQFSTGVSHVVVNGELALADGEATAARPGRVVRGRGWTGWPDGGCRAKASDWTW from the coding sequence ATGCGCAGACTGTTCGCCGCCACGGCCCTGGCGCTCGCGTTCGTGACGACCGGGGCGGCCGCCCCGACCGGCTACGACCTGCTGATCCGCGGCGGCGAAATCTACGATGGCTCGGGCTCGGCGCCCCTTCGCGGCGACGTGGGAATCCGGGGCGACCGCATCGTCTGCGTCGGGACCTGTCCTTCGGGTCCGGCCAGGAAGACGGTCGACGCCGCCGGCCAGGCCGTCGCCCCCGGCTTCATCAACATGCTGTCCTGGTCGACCCAGAGCCTGATCCAGGACGGCCGCGGCCTCTCCGAGCTGAAGCAGGGCGTGACGCTGCAGGTCATGGGCGAAGGCTCGTCCATGGGGCCCTGGACGCCCCAGATGAAGGCCGCCGAGCTGCAGCGGCAGGGCGACATCAGATATCCCATCACCTGGACCACGCTGGACGAGTACCTGCGCCACCTGGAGGGCCGCGGGGTCTCGCTGAATGTCGCCTCGTTCGTGGGGGCCGAAACGGTGCGGGTGAATGTCCTCGGCGAAGGCGACGTCGACCCCACGCCCGAGCAGCTCGCCCGCATGCGCAAGATCGTGGTCGAGGCGATGGAGGACGGCGCCATGGGCGTCGGCTCGTCGCTGATCTACGCCCCCGGCAGCTTCGCCGAGACGGATGAACTGGTGGCCCTGGTCACCGAAGCGGGCCGCTGCGGCGGCTTCTACGTCAGCCACATGCGGTCCGAGGGAAACCGGCTGATCGAGGCGGTCGACGAGCTGATCGAGATCTCCCGCCGCTCGGGCGCGCCGGCCGAGATCTACCACCTGAAGGCCAGCGGCCGGTCCAACTGGCCCAAGCTGGACGAGGCGATCGCCCGCATCGAGGCGGCCCGCGCCTCGGGCCTGCGGATCACCGCCGACATGTACACCTATCCCGCCGGCTCCACCGGCCTGGACGCGGCCATGCCCACCTGGGTGCAGGCGGGCGGCGTCGAGCAGTGGATCGGCCGCCTGCAGGACCCAGCCACCCGCGCTCGGGTGAAAGCCGAGATGCTGTCCGACAACGGCGGCTTCGAGAACCTGATGCGCCATGCGGGGCCTGAGGGGACGCTGCTGGTCGGCTTCAAGAACCCGAAGCTGAAGCACCTCACCGGCAAGACCCTCGCCGAAGTCGCCAAGGACCGCGGGGTCAGCCCGCAGGACGCCGCCATGGACCTCGTCATCGAGGACGGCAGCCGGGTGCAGGTCGTCTACTTCCTGATGAGCGAGGAGAACGTCGCCCGCCAGACCGCCCTGCCCTGGATGAGCTTCGGCTCGGACGCCGAGGCCCGCGCGCCGGAGGGGCCGTTCCTGCTGTCCTCCACCCACCCGCGCGCCTACGGCAACTTCTCGCGGCTGCTGGCCAAGTACGTCCGCGACGAGAAGCGGCTGAGCCTGTCCGAGGCGGTGCGCAAGCTCTCCGCCCTGCCCGCACACAACCTCGGCCTTCGCGAGCGCGGCCGGCTCGAGCCCGGCTGGTACGCCGACGTGGTGGTGTTCGACCCCGCCAAGGTGCAGGACCACGCCACCTTCGAGAAGCCGCAGCAGTTCTCCACCGGCGTCAGCCACGTGGTCGTCAACGGCGAACTCGCCCTCGCCGACGGCGAGGCCACGGCGGCCCGCCCCGGCCGCGTGGTCCGGGGCCGCGGCTGGACGGGATGGCCCGACGGCGGCTGCCGCGCCAAGGCGTCGGACTGGACGTGGTGA
- a CDS encoding exopolysaccharide biosynthesis protein, which translates to MAEETPQDLEDLLDELSGVAKRCGDKVSVREVYCAVGERSFGPLLLVAGLLGMTPVSAVPGAPTVLALITILIAGQLLFGRSTLWLPRRLLDLSVGADKLEKTVKIARKPARFVDRVVRPRLTFLTGRLADRVVAGVCILVACAVPPLEFLPFMAFVPATAIAAFGLGIVARDGLLILVAFGASAGTLSLLGRQLLF; encoded by the coding sequence ATGGCCGAAGAGACCCCCCAGGACCTCGAAGACCTGCTGGATGAACTGAGCGGCGTCGCGAAGCGCTGTGGCGACAAGGTCTCGGTGCGCGAGGTCTACTGCGCCGTCGGCGAGCGCTCGTTCGGGCCGCTACTGCTCGTGGCGGGGCTGCTGGGAATGACCCCGGTCTCGGCCGTGCCGGGCGCCCCCACGGTGCTGGCGCTGATCACCATCCTGATCGCCGGCCAACTGCTGTTCGGCCGCTCGACGCTGTGGCTGCCCCGCCGGCTGCTGGATCTGTCGGTCGGCGCGGACAAGCTGGAGAAGACCGTGAAGATCGCCCGCAAGCCCGCCCGGTTCGTGGACCGTGTCGTCCGGCCCCGCCTGACCTTCCTGACCGGCCGCCTGGCGGACCGCGTCGTGGCCGGTGTCTGCATTCTGGTGGCGTGCGCCGTCCCGCCCCTGGAATTCCTGCCCTTCATGGCCTTCGTGCCAGCCACCGCCATCGCCGCCTTCGGCCTGGGGATCGTCGCTCGCGACGGTCTGCTGATCCTGGTCGCCTTCGGGGCGAGCGCGGGCACGCTTTCTCTTCTAGGGCGCCAACTGCTGTTCTGA
- a CDS encoding beta-ketoacyl-ACP synthase III has product MNDAVIAATGLYTPPLSLSNAELVETFNAYVERFNAANAEAIARGEVQPLQPSSVEFIEKASGIKSRFVVDKTGLVDPEIMRPIIPERPNDQLSILAEIAVEAAKDAIARWGKPVSEIDAVICAASNMQRAYPAMAIEVQQALGIDGFAFDMNVACSSATFGIKTAADFVAGGAKAVLMVNPEICSGHLNFRDRDSHFIFGDVATAVIVERADQATDGWDILGTRLKTQFSNNIRNNFGFLNRADPEGVGKPDKLFVQEGRKVFREVVPMVSEMIVDHAADLGIDPTGLKRLWLHQANINMNEMIGRKVLGRDPAPGENVIILDEYANTSSAGSIIAFHKANDDFQTGDTGLICSFGAGYSAGTVFVRKR; this is encoded by the coding sequence ATGAACGACGCCGTGATCGCCGCCACGGGGCTCTACACGCCGCCGCTCAGCCTCTCGAACGCCGAGCTGGTGGAAACCTTCAACGCCTACGTGGAGCGCTTCAACGCGGCCAACGCCGAGGCCATCGCGCGCGGCGAGGTTCAGCCGCTGCAGCCGTCCTCGGTGGAGTTCATCGAGAAGGCCTCGGGCATCAAGTCGCGCTTCGTCGTCGACAAGACCGGCCTGGTCGATCCCGAGATCATGCGCCCGATCATCCCCGAGCGCCCCAACGACCAGCTCTCGATCCTGGCCGAGATCGCCGTCGAGGCGGCGAAGGACGCCATCGCCCGCTGGGGTAAGCCGGTGTCCGAGATCGACGCGGTGATCTGCGCCGCCTCGAACATGCAGCGCGCCTATCCCGCCATGGCCATCGAAGTGCAGCAGGCCCTGGGGATCGACGGCTTCGCCTTCGACATGAACGTGGCCTGCTCCTCGGCGACCTTCGGCATCAAGACGGCGGCCGATTTCGTGGCGGGCGGGGCGAAGGCCGTGCTGATGGTCAACCCCGAGATCTGCTCGGGCCACCTCAACTTCCGCGACCGGGACAGCCACTTCATCTTCGGCGACGTGGCGACCGCCGTGATCGTCGAGCGCGCCGACCAGGCGACGGACGGATGGGACATCCTCGGCACGCGGCTGAAGACCCAGTTCTCCAACAACATCCGCAACAACTTCGGCTTCCTGAACCGGGCCGACCCGGAGGGCGTCGGCAAGCCCGACAAGCTGTTCGTCCAGGAGGGCCGCAAGGTCTTCCGCGAGGTGGTGCCGATGGTCTCGGAGATGATCGTCGACCACGCCGCCGATCTGGGCATCGACCCCACGGGCCTGAAGCGCCTGTGGCTGCACCAGGCCAACATCAACATGAACGAGATGATCGGCCGCAAGGTGCTGGGCCGCGATCCGGCGCCCGGCGAGAACGTAATCATCCTGGACGAGTACGCCAACACCTCGTCGGCCGGCTCGATCATCGCCTTCCACAAGGCCAACGACGACTTCCAGACGGGCGATACCGGCCTGATCTGCTCGTTCGGCGCCGGCTATTCCGCAGGCACGGTGTTCGTCCGCAAGCGGTGA
- a CDS encoding NUDIX hydrolase, with the protein MVVIGLSAVVVAIRDGEAVVLTVRPKAGGAELSGLPFGPFDPDGHRTFELALRAFVTEQTRFNLGYVEQLYTFGDKGRDAPLADVGQAGPARVISVGYLALAPSAVDTHFPGSEWRPWGRFFPWEDWRGGRPPSLQPLEVALRAWADGAPQRLARARLLFALDGAPWNEERVLERYELLYEAGLAPEADRDRGETAPARPDELAAALGEPMISDHRRILATALSRLRGKLKYRPVVFELMPPAFTLSALQRTVEAIAGVPLHKQNFRRALERAGLVEGLGSLDVETGGRPAELFRFRREVLDARPVSGLSLPLLRD; encoded by the coding sequence ATGGTCGTCATCGGGCTCTCGGCGGTGGTGGTGGCGATCCGCGACGGCGAGGCCGTCGTGCTGACCGTCCGCCCCAAGGCCGGGGGCGCCGAGCTGTCGGGCCTGCCCTTCGGCCCCTTCGATCCCGACGGCCACCGCACCTTCGAGCTGGCCCTGCGCGCCTTCGTGACCGAGCAGACGCGGTTCAACCTCGGCTATGTCGAGCAGCTCTACACCTTCGGCGACAAGGGCCGCGACGCGCCCCTCGCCGACGTGGGCCAGGCCGGCCCCGCCCGGGTGATCTCGGTGGGCTATCTGGCCCTCGCGCCCTCGGCGGTGGACACCCACTTCCCGGGCAGCGAGTGGCGGCCCTGGGGGCGCTTCTTCCCCTGGGAGGACTGGCGGGGCGGCCGTCCGCCGTCGCTGCAGCCGCTGGAGGTGGCCCTGCGGGCCTGGGCCGACGGCGCGCCCCAGCGGCTCGCCCGCGCTCGCCTCCTGTTCGCCCTGGACGGCGCGCCCTGGAACGAGGAGCGCGTGCTCGAACGCTACGAGTTGCTCTACGAGGCGGGGCTCGCGCCCGAGGCCGACCGCGACCGCGGCGAGACGGCCCCTGCCCGGCCCGACGAGCTCGCCGCGGCCCTGGGCGAGCCGATGATCTCGGACCACCGGCGCATCCTCGCCACCGCGCTCAGCCGCCTGCGCGGCAAGCTCAAGTACCGCCCCGTCGTCTTCGAGCTGATGCCCCCGGCCTTCACGCTCTCGGCGCTTCAGCGCACCGTCGAGGCGATCGCGGGGGTGCCCCTGCACAAGCAGAACTTCCGCCGCGCGCTGGAGCGGGCCGGACTGGTCGAGGGCCTCGGCAGCCTCGACGTGGAGACCGGCGGCCGACCCGCCGAGTTGTTCCGCTTCCGCCGAGAGGTGCTGGACGCCCGGCCGGTCTCGGGGCTCAGCCTGCCGCTGCTGCGGGACTAG
- a CDS encoding dihydrofolate reductase family protein: MRKLVAAAFVSLDGVIQSPGQPTEDPTGGFSFGGWLQPHSDDVSGGWVGELFAAPFDLLLGRKTYEIFAAYWPFAPQDHPIAASFNRATKFVATRAGAPMTWSNSIALADAAADVARLKQTDGPTLLTQGSGDLLQTLMAEGLIDELRLMTYPVILGRGKRLFSERAAPTALTMTRSATSPKGAILSVYEPAGAVQTGSFGVIEPNPLEIARQERMRREG, from the coding sequence ATGAGAAAGTTGGTGGCCGCGGCCTTCGTGAGCCTCGATGGTGTGATCCAGTCGCCGGGCCAACCCACGGAAGACCCCACGGGCGGCTTCTCCTTCGGCGGCTGGCTCCAGCCGCACTCGGACGACGTGAGCGGCGGATGGGTGGGCGAACTGTTCGCCGCTCCCTTCGACCTGCTGCTCGGCCGCAAGACCTACGAGATCTTCGCCGCCTATTGGCCCTTCGCGCCCCAGGATCACCCCATCGCGGCGTCCTTCAACCGCGCGACCAAGTTCGTCGCCACGCGCGCAGGCGCCCCCATGACCTGGTCCAACTCGATCGCGCTCGCCGACGCGGCGGCCGACGTGGCCCGATTGAAGCAGACGGACGGGCCGACCCTCCTGACCCAGGGCAGCGGAGACCTGCTGCAGACCCTGATGGCCGAGGGGCTGATCGACGAGCTCCGGCTGATGACCTACCCGGTCATCCTGGGCCGCGGGAAGCGCCTGTTCAGCGAGCGCGCCGCCCCAACAGCCCTTACCATGACCCGCTCCGCCACCTCGCCTAAGGGGGCGATTCTCAGCGTCTACGAGCCGGCGGGCGCCGTGCAGACCGGCTCGTTCGGCGTGATCGAACCCAATCCACTGGAAATCGCCCGCCAGGAACGCATGAGGCGCGAAGGCTGA
- a CDS encoding porin family protein has protein sequence MKALFAAASVAALVSIAPAMAQAQTTGSGVYGTLGYSQTDGSGVDLGAIQGRVGYRANPWLGVEAEGALGVKDDDVTIGGTDVDVEMKHQAAAYVVGFAPVGANTDLIARFGYGTTKLKGKYNGIEVSDDGESWNYGLGAQHHFDGVNGVRVDWTRHDFDGGNADVWSVGYTRKF, from the coding sequence ATGAAAGCTCTCTTCGCCGCGGCTTCGGTCGCCGCTCTCGTCTCGATCGCTCCCGCCATGGCCCAGGCCCAGACCACGGGCTCCGGCGTCTACGGCACGCTCGGCTACAGCCAGACGGACGGCTCGGGCGTGGACCTGGGCGCTATCCAGGGCCGTGTCGGCTATCGCGCCAATCCGTGGCTGGGCGTCGAGGCCGAAGGCGCCCTCGGCGTGAAGGACGACGACGTGACCATCGGCGGGACCGACGTCGACGTCGAGATGAAGCACCAGGCCGCGGCCTATGTGGTCGGCTTCGCGCCCGTCGGCGCCAACACCGACCTGATCGCCCGCTTCGGCTACGGCACCACCAAGCTGAAGGGCAAGTACAACGGGATCGAGGTGTCGGACGACGGCGAGTCCTGGAACTACGGCCTGGGCGCCCAGCACCACTTCGACGGCGTGAACGGCGTGCGCGTCGACTGGACCCGCCACGACTTCGACGGCGGCAACGCCGACGTCTGGTCGGTCGGTTACACCCGCAAGTTCTGA
- a CDS encoding universal stress protein yields MSWARIMAPLSGGQGDRATIAAAVMLAEPFGAEVAGVYTPADVADVMPWMGEGFMGGVQTTALESLKEAAAAGEANARAALETTKYPKTSFIALQTPVWAGLSAESRLSDVVVFGNDPARGRGPLAEAFQQMVADEQRPVVVARTGLRIGGVAAVAWDGGKEASRAARLALPLLEKAAKVVILAAPKASSRTFDPAKLQAYYAARGVNAELNVLPDSGDAAPALLHAASAAGADILVAGAFGHPRLQEFIFGGTTRTLLNSDQPSLFLSH; encoded by the coding sequence ATGAGCTGGGCCCGGATCATGGCCCCCCTTTCCGGCGGACAGGGCGATCGCGCGACGATCGCCGCCGCCGTCATGCTGGCCGAGCCCTTCGGGGCCGAGGTGGCGGGAGTCTACACCCCGGCCGACGTGGCCGACGTGATGCCCTGGATGGGCGAAGGTTTCATGGGCGGGGTGCAGACCACCGCGCTGGAGTCGCTGAAGGAGGCCGCCGCCGCCGGCGAAGCCAACGCCCGGGCGGCGCTCGAGACCACGAAATACCCCAAGACCAGCTTCATCGCCCTCCAGACCCCCGTCTGGGCCGGCCTCTCGGCCGAGAGCCGGCTGTCGGACGTCGTCGTGTTCGGGAACGACCCGGCCCGCGGCCGCGGGCCCCTGGCCGAGGCCTTCCAGCAGATGGTCGCCGACGAGCAGCGGCCGGTCGTCGTCGCCCGCACAGGGCTGAGGATCGGCGGCGTGGCGGCGGTCGCCTGGGACGGCGGCAAGGAGGCCTCGCGCGCGGCGCGCCTGGCCCTGCCGCTGCTGGAGAAGGCCGCCAAGGTGGTGATCCTGGCCGCGCCGAAGGCCAGCTCGCGGACCTTCGACCCGGCCAAGCTGCAGGCCTACTACGCCGCCCGCGGCGTGAACGCCGAGCTCAACGTACTGCCGGACAGCGGCGACGCCGCCCCGGCCCTGCTTCACGCGGCCAGCGCCGCCGGCGCCGACATCCTGGTGGCCGGCGCGTTCGGCCATCCCCGGCTGCAGGAGTTCATCTTCGGGGGGACCACCCGGACCCTCTTGAATTCCGACCAGCCGTCCTTGTTCTTATCCCACTAG
- a CDS encoding YfbR-like 5'-deoxynucleotidase: protein MRKGLRRGKEPRAWQRMLSGRRLDLLDPSPMDIEIEDIAHGLARVARWNGQTVGEHAFSVAQHSVVVEEIVAHIQPDVEPRWRLAALLHDASEYVIGDMISPFKAALGMDYKLFEERLENAIHVRFGLPAKTPATVKKLIKQADRACAFFEATQLAGFTHAEALDFFGAPPAGYSLTIEPLAPFDAQDRYLHRFEVLSEAAGYRSADQAFVTE, encoded by the coding sequence GTGAGGAAAGGGCTGCGTCGCGGCAAGGAACCCAGAGCCTGGCAGCGCATGCTGTCCGGCCGCCGGCTGGACCTGCTCGACCCCTCCCCCATGGACATCGAGATCGAGGACATCGCCCACGGCCTCGCGCGGGTCGCGCGCTGGAACGGCCAGACGGTGGGCGAGCACGCCTTCTCGGTCGCCCAGCACTCGGTGGTCGTCGAGGAGATCGTCGCCCACATCCAGCCCGACGTTGAGCCCCGCTGGCGTCTCGCGGCCCTGCTGCACGACGCGTCCGAGTACGTGATCGGCGACATGATCTCGCCGTTCAAGGCGGCGCTGGGGATGGACTACAAGCTGTTCGAGGAGCGGCTGGAGAACGCCATCCACGTACGGTTCGGCCTGCCAGCGAAGACCCCGGCGACGGTCAAGAAGCTGATCAAGCAGGCCGACCGGGCCTGCGCCTTCTTCGAGGCGACCCAGCTCGCGGGATTCACCCACGCCGAGGCGCTGGACTTCTTCGGCGCGCCGCCGGCGGGCTACAGCCTGACGATCGAGCCGCTCGCCCCCTTCGACGCCCAGGACCGGTATCTCCATCGCTTCGAGGTCCTGTCCGAGGCCGCGGGATACCGCTCGGCCGACCAGGCCTTCGTCACGGAGTGA